From a region of the Primulina eburnea isolate SZY01 chromosome 7, ASM2296580v1, whole genome shotgun sequence genome:
- the LOC140835688 gene encoding uncharacterized protein, with the protein MAASLSEVSTREVSYVSRLILSTEEEMLPELEDSWMTPLIKFIVNNELPELRKLRDKLPGKGKDWVEELPSVLWAYRTTPRAPTQETPFNLVYGSEAVIPVEIGQTSSRVESYQDDNDQIRAMELDLIEEKRERAFIRMDAYRSRIMKSYNKKVRIRDFQVGDLVMKKVNPAGDVGKLEARWEGPYKITRRVSSGSF; encoded by the exons ATGGCCGCTTCTTTATCAGAAGTTAGCACCCGGGAGGTCTCGTATGTTTCCCGGCTGATCCTCTCTACTGAGGAAGAAATGTTACCAGAACTCGAGGACTCCTGGATGACACCTTTGATCAAGTTCATCGTAAATAATGAACTGCCCGAGCTCAGAAAACTAAGAGACAAGCTCCCAG GCAAAGGAAAGGACTGGGTGGAAGAATTACCCAGTGTTCTCTGGGCTTACAGAACTACTCCCCGGGCACCTACTCAAGAAACTCCTTTCAACTTGGTATATGGTTCTGAAGCAGTCATTCCAGTTGAAATCGGGCAAACTTCTTCTCGGGTAGAATCTTACCAGGATGACAATGACCAGATTCGGGCCATGGAATTGGACTTGATAGAAGAAAAGAGAGAACGAGCATTCATTCGAATGGACGCATACAGGAGCCGGATTATGAAATCATATAACAAGAAGGTTCGGATCCGAGATTTCCAAGTGGGGGATCTAGTCATGAAAAAAGTCAACCCTGCTGGGGATGTTGGAAAGTTGGAAGCTCGGTGGGAAGGACCTTATAAAATTACCCGGAGGGTCAGCTCGGGATCTTTTTAG